From Aristaeella lactis, the proteins below share one genomic window:
- a CDS encoding ABC transporter ATP-binding protein, which translates to MFRVYRDRGNTLKERLLFAGRRRYEEHWVLNGISFQVKKGEAVGLVGENGCGKSTTLKMLTRILYPDEGSIQIKGRVSSLIELGAGFHPDLSGRENIYTNASIFGLSRKEIDERLETIIAFSELEEFIDDPVRTYSSGMYMRLAFAVAINVDADILLIDEILAVGDAAFQAKCFRKLQEIKGQGTTIVIVSHAMAQIEQICERSIWIDEGLIRMEGAPRDVHPHYMAWMSQKNSGGESDLKDAEIDAEGHLKRWGSGEARMTAITVIGKDGQEAKEFSPEDPFTIHIEYTAKKELTDAVVGLAVYRGDGALVYGTNTLIDTSSPLTLKGEGSIDLIVDNLPVTNGDYTFDLAIHRPDGFNYDFRRDICTLHIAGRTQTPGEIALPHRWEIR; encoded by the coding sequence ATGTTCCGGGTTTACCGGGACCGGGGTAACACCCTGAAGGAAAGACTCCTGTTTGCCGGACGCCGGCGGTATGAAGAACATTGGGTTCTGAACGGGATCAGTTTCCAGGTGAAAAAGGGAGAAGCTGTCGGCCTGGTCGGTGAAAACGGCTGCGGCAAGAGTACAACCCTGAAGATGCTGACCCGGATCCTGTATCCGGATGAGGGCTCCATTCAGATCAAAGGCCGGGTATCCAGCCTGATCGAACTGGGTGCCGGTTTCCATCCGGACCTGAGCGGCCGGGAAAACATCTATACCAACGCGTCGATCTTCGGCCTGAGCAGGAAGGAGATCGACGAGCGGCTGGAAACCATTATCGCCTTCAGCGAACTGGAAGAGTTTATTGATGACCCGGTACGGACTTATTCCAGCGGTATGTATATGCGGCTGGCCTTCGCTGTAGCGATCAATGTGGACGCGGACATCCTGCTGATCGATGAGATCCTGGCGGTGGGTGATGCTGCGTTCCAGGCCAAGTGTTTCCGGAAACTGCAGGAGATCAAGGGCCAGGGAACAACGATCGTGATCGTGAGCCATGCGATGGCCCAGATCGAGCAGATCTGTGAACGGAGTATCTGGATCGACGAGGGCCTGATCCGGATGGAAGGCGCGCCGCGGGATGTTCATCCGCACTATATGGCCTGGATGAGCCAGAAAAACAGCGGCGGGGAATCTGACCTGAAGGACGCGGAGATAGACGCGGAAGGCCATCTGAAACGCTGGGGCAGCGGGGAGGCCCGGATGACCGCGATTACGGTGATCGGAAAAGACGGACAGGAAGCAAAGGAGTTCTCTCCCGAAGATCCTTTCACGATCCATATTGAATATACCGCGAAGAAGGAACTGACAGACGCTGTGGTCGGCCTGGCGGTCTACCGCGGGGACGGGGCGCTGGTGTACGGAACAAACACGCTGATCGATACCTCCTCGCCGCTGACGCTGAAGGGGGAGGGATCGATCGACCTGATCGTGGACAACCTGCCGGTGACCAACGGCGACTATACCTTTGACCTGGCCATTCACCGGCCGGACGGTTTCAACTATGACTTCCGGCGGGACATCTGCACGCTGCATATCGCGGGCAGGACACAGACGCCGGGTGAGATTGCCCTGCCGCACCGGTGGGAGATACGCTGA
- a CDS encoding glycosyltransferase family 4 protein, whose translation MMKKTGFVAPWYGEKIGGGAEAELRGLIHHLADAGVPLEVLTTCAESFASDWSLDYHEPGLTVEAGIPVRRFRTRRRNEELFERVNRKLVNGRSVSIAEESIYCREMVNSPDLYEYMREHGDEYGLFVFIPYMFGTTYYGCQIHPEKSVLIPCLHDEAYAYMRCFRDAFSKVHGMIFHARPEQELARKLYGVQGDRFPVAGEGIDTDWEADPERFRRKFGIRDPFILYAGRKEPGKRVDVLVKYFAQFRKEREEEVKLVLIGGGKVENPDPKNIIDLGFVDKQDKYDAYAAAAFFCNPSEMESFSIVLMESWFAGRPVLVNGKCAVTTDFVKDANGGLYYKDYREFAACAEYLLSHDRIADAMGQNGREYVRGRFTWDVITKKYISLLQMFAGM comes from the coding sequence ATGATGAAAAAGACAGGCTTTGTGGCGCCCTGGTACGGTGAAAAGATCGGCGGCGGCGCGGAGGCGGAACTGCGGGGACTGATCCACCACCTGGCGGACGCGGGTGTGCCGCTGGAAGTGCTGACGACCTGCGCGGAAAGCTTTGCCAGCGACTGGAGCCTGGACTATCATGAACCCGGACTGACCGTTGAGGCGGGTATCCCCGTACGCAGGTTCCGGACGCGGAGGCGCAACGAGGAGCTGTTTGAGCGGGTGAACCGGAAACTCGTCAACGGCAGAAGTGTCAGCATTGCCGAAGAAAGCATCTACTGCCGGGAAATGGTGAACAGCCCGGACCTGTATGAATACATGCGTGAGCACGGGGATGAATACGGCCTGTTTGTTTTTATCCCCTATATGTTCGGAACAACGTATTACGGCTGCCAGATCCATCCGGAAAAGTCCGTCCTGATCCCCTGTCTGCACGATGAAGCATACGCTTATATGCGCTGCTTCCGGGATGCTTTTTCCAAAGTGCACGGCATGATCTTTCACGCGCGTCCGGAGCAGGAACTGGCCCGGAAGCTTTACGGTGTGCAGGGAGACAGGTTCCCTGTGGCAGGAGAAGGAATTGATACGGACTGGGAAGCCGATCCGGAGCGGTTCCGCCGCAAGTTCGGCATCCGGGATCCGTTTATCCTGTATGCCGGACGAAAAGAACCCGGAAAACGGGTTGACGTGCTGGTGAAATACTTCGCCCAATTCCGGAAGGAACGGGAAGAAGAAGTCAAGCTGGTGCTGATCGGCGGGGGCAAGGTGGAAAACCCGGATCCGAAAAACATCATTGATCTCGGCTTTGTGGATAAGCAGGATAAATATGACGCTTATGCTGCCGCGGCATTCTTCTGCAATCCCAGCGAAATGGAAAGCTTTTCCATTGTGCTGATGGAAAGCTGGTTCGCAGGCCGGCCGGTGCTGGTGAACGGCAAGTGCGCGGTAACAACGGATTTTGTTAAGGATGCCAACGGAGGCTTATATTACAAGGACTACAGGGAATTCGCCGCATGCGCGGAATACCTGCTTTCCCATGACCGGATTGCGGACGCGATGGGACAGAACGGAAGGGAATATGTACGCGGCCGGTTTACCTGGGATGTAATAACCAAAAAATACATATCACTCCTGCAAATGTTTGCGGGAATGTGA
- a CDS encoding glycosyltransferase family 4 protein → MRVIQVLPALYFGDAIGNTTLAIRDILREEGYETAIYTEEMGPRMEAEALDIREMPVLAADDVLIYHGSVGTDLNFKLPEFGGRQMMIYHNITPPRFFRRYSRDTERNVRYGYDGIRYLADKMEYCVAVSDYNRQELRRMGYTCPIDVCPIIIPFADYDREPDAEVLARYRGDGKKNWMFLGRVSPNKKAEDVIRAFACYKRDYEPESRLFLIGRTGGVKLYDKALENYIRLLGVEDSVIMPGHVTFAEILAYYHLADVFVCMSEHEGFCVPLVEAMYFGIPIAAFRSSAIPDTLGKGGLLLPEKDPAVAAAAVNRLLTDEALRQELRKGQEEKLKEYAYETVKARFLECLKHMTE, encoded by the coding sequence ATGCGGGTGATACAGGTGCTCCCCGCGCTGTACTTCGGGGACGCGATCGGAAACACTACGCTGGCGATCCGGGACATCCTGCGGGAAGAGGGCTATGAGACCGCCATCTACACGGAGGAAATGGGACCGCGGATGGAGGCGGAAGCGCTGGACATTCGTGAGATGCCCGTGCTGGCCGCGGATGACGTGCTGATCTATCATGGTTCGGTGGGAACCGACCTGAATTTTAAACTGCCTGAATTCGGCGGACGGCAGATGATGATCTATCACAACATCACCCCGCCGCGTTTTTTCCGCCGTTACAGCCGTGATACGGAACGGAATGTGAGATACGGATATGACGGGATCCGGTATCTTGCGGATAAAATGGAATACTGCGTCGCGGTATCGGACTATAACCGGCAGGAACTCCGGCGGATGGGGTATACCTGCCCGATCGACGTGTGTCCGATCATCATCCCGTTCGCGGACTATGACCGGGAACCGGATGCGGAAGTGCTGGCACGGTACCGGGGGGACGGAAAGAAAAACTGGATGTTCCTTGGCCGCGTTTCCCCGAACAAAAAGGCGGAGGATGTTATCCGGGCGTTTGCCTGCTATAAGCGGGATTATGAACCGGAAAGCCGTCTTTTCCTGATCGGCCGCACGGGCGGTGTGAAGCTGTATGACAAGGCGCTGGAAAACTATATCAGGCTGCTGGGTGTGGAAGACAGCGTGATCATGCCGGGGCATGTGACTTTCGCGGAGATCCTGGCTTACTATCACCTGGCGGATGTGTTTGTCTGCATGAGCGAGCATGAAGGGTTCTGCGTGCCGCTTGTGGAGGCGATGTATTTTGGTATTCCGATTGCGGCCTTCCGTTCTTCCGCCATTCCGGACACGCTGGGAAAAGGCGGACTGCTCCTGCCGGAAAAGGATCCGGCAGTCGCGGCAGCCGCGGTTAACCGGCTGCTGACGGATGAGGCGCTTCGGCAGGAACTGCGGAAGGGCCAGGAGGAAAAACTGAAGGAATACGCTTACGAAACGGTGAAGGCCAGGTTCCTGGAATGCCTGAAACACATGACGGAATAA
- a CDS encoding ABC transporter permease, whose protein sequence is MKETLKEIWAYRSMIRSLVHKDLRGRYQASVLGFLWTFIVPLCQLLVYSVVFGSILQNEIEKFELYLFVALIPWNFFSACLTGGSSSIIQQQSLVNKIYFPREVVPISYVTSSFVNMLYCEIIVIIVALFSGVQFSLVGLLCLPVVMIIEYILALGITMILSAVDVYFRDLEHVMGIIAMAWMFMTPIMYDINIGDGKLKTILQLNPMTSIVTSYRDILYRGSVPEIGALGISLGVGLVFLVIGFIVFGKLKRRFSEVM, encoded by the coding sequence ATGAAGGAAACACTGAAGGAGATCTGGGCGTACCGGAGCATGATCCGGTCCCTGGTGCACAAGGACCTGCGGGGACGGTACCAGGCGAGCGTACTGGGATTCCTGTGGACGTTTATCGTGCCGCTGTGCCAGCTGCTTGTCTATTCGGTTGTCTTTGGCAGCATCCTGCAAAACGAAATTGAGAAGTTCGAACTGTACCTGTTTGTGGCGCTGATCCCGTGGAACTTCTTTTCCGCCTGTCTGACGGGCGGCTCCAGCAGCATCATCCAGCAGCAGAGCCTGGTGAACAAGATCTATTTCCCCCGGGAAGTGGTGCCGATCTCCTATGTGACAAGTTCTTTTGTGAACATGCTGTACTGTGAGATCATCGTGATCATTGTGGCGCTGTTTTCCGGCGTACAGTTCAGCCTGGTGGGCCTGCTGTGCCTGCCGGTTGTGATGATCATTGAATATATCCTGGCGCTGGGCATTACGATGATCCTGAGCGCGGTTGACGTATACTTCCGGGACCTGGAACACGTGATGGGCATCATTGCCATGGCGTGGATGTTCATGACGCCGATCATGTATGACATCAATATCGGTGACGGAAAGCTCAAAACGATCCTGCAGCTGAATCCCATGACGAGCATTGTGACGTCATACCGGGACATTCTGTACCGGGGCAGTGTTCCGGAAATCGGAGCCCTGGGTATTTCCCTGGGAGTAGGCCTGGTGTTCCTTGTGATCGGCTTTATCGTCTTCGGAAAGCTGAAGCGGCGGTTCTCGGAGGTGATGTGA
- a CDS encoding methyltransferase domain-containing protein, producing the protein MFYLKLILYYLRHPVQLLKGLWRKVKRIPPVHAAGVTAKGMLHATRTETRVGELEQEKSVIEAENRELKERIRRLEALRDLREVSLSGTWLREEAQRQADEPERLEIYRKVIEQNRREDEVFQAVALGCGRGDTLAELEGLGIQALGVDDDAAAVSACAEKNLTAVYAEPVTWLRNCQSGSADLITMIHLTERLAPEQVCRALEEAARVLREDGTLIIETADPEQAGEYSMLRDPAFATVMTPETVTGLAGRAGLKAAETVQAGSGNSIAILRNE; encoded by the coding sequence TTGTTTTACCTGAAACTGATCCTGTATTATCTTCGGCATCCTGTCCAGCTGCTGAAGGGTTTATGGCGGAAAGTAAAAAGGATTCCGCCTGTTCATGCTGCCGGTGTGACAGCCAAGGGAATGCTGCACGCAACCCGGACAGAAACGCGTGTGGGTGAACTGGAGCAGGAAAAGTCTGTTATTGAAGCGGAGAACAGGGAACTGAAGGAAAGGATCCGCCGCCTGGAGGCGCTTCGGGATCTTCGGGAGGTTTCCCTGAGCGGGACCTGGCTCCGGGAGGAAGCACAGCGGCAGGCAGATGAACCGGAACGCCTTGAGATATACCGGAAGGTGATCGAGCAGAACCGCCGGGAGGATGAAGTGTTCCAGGCGGTGGCCCTGGGCTGCGGCCGGGGGGATACCCTGGCTGAACTGGAAGGCCTTGGGATACAGGCACTGGGTGTGGACGATGACGCGGCCGCGGTCAGCGCATGCGCTGAAAAGAACCTGACAGCCGTTTATGCTGAGCCGGTCACCTGGCTCCGGAACTGCCAGAGCGGATCGGCGGACCTGATCACAATGATCCACCTGACAGAACGCCTGGCACCGGAACAGGTCTGCCGGGCGCTGGAGGAGGCTGCCCGCGTGCTGCGGGAAGACGGAACGCTGATCATTGAGACAGCGGATCCGGAACAGGCCGGAGAATACAGCATGCTGCGGGATCCGGCTTTTGCGACCGTGATGACTCCGGAAACGGTGACCGGGCTCGCCGGCCGCGCAGGGCTGAAAGCCGCGGAGACGGTACAGGCGGGCAGCGGAAACAGCATTGCTATCCTTCGGAATGAATAA
- a CDS encoding leucine-rich repeat protein — translation MKKLALLLALCLFVSSIGLTALAEEPVAEAAEPVAEVAAEEAAPAEEPAAEETAPAEEAAPAEEAAPAEEAAPAEEAAPAEEAAPAEEAAPAEEAAPAEEAAPAEEAAPAEEAAPAEEAAPAEEAAPAEEQKKESMTRKLAGGTVLYADKELTNEIGTLNGGALVILTGVEEDAASIRYAVEENGARVVKTAWVKADALKDAGEEDLTEAQLKAVAFVAVEAAEEEPAAEEPAAEEAAEEPAAEEAEEEPAAEEESAEEPAAEEAAEEEPAAEEAEEAPAAEEVVAEEAVEEAPAAAEEPAVVEEPVAEEAPAAAEEPAAEEEAATPTEVAEIEEETVEEEALEGASPDDYVVRDDGTIIEYNGTSTSITLPLTVKGVAVKRLSEAVFANNKKILNVTLPDSIMVDAGAFRNCTSLLSVSMHNSIDTISAECFEGCTALLTVSWPESLKTIEHDAFSGCTSLTGVPSGTKLETLGDNAFKGCTALTYADLPSTLTKIGQGAFAGCNKLQEIVIPDSVTVLGNRAFEGCSAATKLTLSKGVTVINNYCFSGCSSIGEINIPSNVVEIGREAFANCTAASIIRLPKELVQVGNDAFTGRNADSVMFWKECQGKDKVYLGTNALGSAGYIVAPQESKAADYAKDHAGVTLITSEVWDYVVRCYNLIQGRTPADSEVLYWAKPISAGKETGASIVKNFFDSNEFKKKNLSNEAKVKLLYQVMQARTPEAWEVEYWLDFLESGFTTDYVINGFATSNEFKGICDFYKMKPGTVAVTKYRDKNKLATAFVARCYTKALGRKYDETGIEYWCERLLTGKDTPAKVASGFVFSDEAKKKNWNNTQFLEVLYHLFFDREPDSVGMAYWLPKLNAGMKRENVVNGFASSDEFKVLLKKYNLDNIKPAKNTKKKK, via the coding sequence ATGAAGAAACTTGCATTGCTCCTGGCGCTGTGTCTGTTTGTGAGCAGCATCGGTCTGACCGCGCTTGCGGAAGAACCCGTTGCTGAAGCGGCAGAACCTGTTGCGGAAGTTGCCGCGGAAGAAGCTGCTCCCGCTGAGGAGCCTGCGGCTGAAGAAACTGCTCCTGCCGAGGAGGCCGCTCCCGCTGAGGAAGCTGCCCCTGCTGAAGAAGCTGCTCCCGCTGAGGAAGCTGCCCCTGCTGAAGAAGCTGCTCCCGCTGAGGAAGCCGCTCCTGCTGAGGAAGCCGCTCCCGCTGAAGAAGCCGCTCCTGCTGAAGAAGCTGCTCCTGCTGAGGAAGCTGCTCCCGCTGAGGAAGCTGCTCCTGCCGAGGAAGCTGCTCCCGCTGAAGAGCAGAAGAAAGAATCCATGACGAGGAAACTCGCCGGCGGCACTGTGCTGTATGCTGACAAGGAACTGACCAATGAGATCGGTACCCTGAACGGCGGCGCGCTGGTCATCCTGACCGGTGTTGAAGAAGATGCTGCCAGCATCCGCTATGCTGTGGAAGAGAACGGCGCCCGCGTGGTTAAGACCGCCTGGGTTAAGGCTGACGCGCTGAAGGATGCCGGTGAGGAAGACCTGACCGAAGCCCAGCTGAAGGCTGTTGCTTTTGTTGCGGTTGAAGCTGCTGAAGAAGAACCCGCTGCTGAAGAACCTGCTGCTGAAGAAGCCGCTGAGGAACCTGCCGCGGAAGAAGCTGAAGAAGAGCCCGCCGCAGAGGAAGAGTCTGCTGAGGAACCCGCTGCTGAAGAAGCTGCGGAGGAAGAACCCGCCGCTGAGGAAGCTGAGGAAGCCCCCGCTGCTGAAGAAGTGGTTGCTGAGGAAGCTGTAGAAGAAGCTCCTGCCGCCGCGGAAGAACCCGCTGTGGTTGAAGAGCCTGTGGCCGAAGAAGCGCCTGCCGCTGCTGAGGAGCCCGCTGCTGAAGAAGAAGCCGCTACTCCTACCGAGGTAGCCGAGATCGAAGAAGAGACCGTTGAGGAAGAGGCCCTGGAAGGAGCTTCTCCTGACGACTATGTGGTTCGTGATGACGGTACGATCATCGAGTACAACGGTACCTCCACCTCCATCACCCTGCCGCTGACTGTGAAGGGTGTTGCGGTGAAACGTCTGAGCGAGGCTGTTTTCGCCAACAACAAGAAGATCCTGAACGTGACTCTGCCGGACAGCATCATGGTGGATGCCGGCGCTTTCCGGAATTGTACCTCCCTGCTGAGCGTGAGCATGCACAACAGCATCGACACGATCTCCGCGGAGTGCTTTGAAGGCTGTACTGCCCTGCTGACCGTTTCCTGGCCGGAAAGTCTGAAGACGATCGAGCATGACGCCTTCAGCGGCTGCACCAGCCTGACCGGTGTTCCGTCCGGTACAAAGCTGGAAACCCTGGGCGACAACGCTTTCAAGGGATGTACCGCGCTGACCTATGCTGACCTGCCTTCCACGCTGACCAAGATCGGCCAGGGTGCTTTCGCCGGCTGCAACAAGCTGCAGGAGATCGTGATCCCCGACAGCGTGACCGTGCTGGGCAACCGTGCTTTCGAAGGCTGCTCTGCCGCGACCAAGCTGACCCTGTCCAAGGGCGTGACTGTGATCAACAACTACTGCTTCAGCGGCTGCAGCAGCATCGGAGAGATCAATATCCCCTCCAATGTGGTTGAAATCGGCCGTGAAGCCTTTGCGAACTGCACTGCCGCTTCTATCATCCGCCTGCCCAAGGAACTGGTGCAGGTCGGTAATGACGCCTTCACCGGACGGAACGCTGACAGCGTTATGTTCTGGAAAGAGTGCCAGGGCAAGGATAAGGTCTACCTGGGCACCAACGCCCTGGGCAGCGCCGGTTATATCGTTGCGCCGCAGGAGTCCAAGGCTGCTGATTACGCCAAGGATCACGCCGGCGTCACCCTGATCACCTCCGAAGTCTGGGACTATGTGGTTCGCTGCTACAATCTGATCCAGGGCCGTACACCCGCTGACAGCGAAGTGCTGTACTGGGCGAAGCCCATTTCCGCCGGCAAGGAAACCGGTGCCTCCATCGTGAAGAACTTCTTCGACAGTAACGAGTTCAAGAAGAAGAACCTTTCCAATGAAGCGAAGGTTAAGCTCCTGTATCAGGTTATGCAGGCCCGTACCCCCGAAGCATGGGAAGTTGAATACTGGCTGGATTTCCTGGAAAGCGGATTCACCACTGACTATGTGATCAACGGATTCGCTACTTCCAATGAATTCAAAGGTATCTGTGACTTCTACAAGATGAAGCCCGGCACCGTTGCCGTGACCAAGTACCGCGACAAGAACAAGCTGGCCACCGCGTTCGTTGCCCGCTGCTACACCAAGGCCCTGGGCCGGAAGTATGATGAAACCGGTATCGAATACTGGTGCGAACGCCTGCTGACGGGCAAGGATACTCCCGCGAAGGTCGCCTCCGGCTTCGTGTTCTCCGATGAAGCGAAGAAGAAGAACTGGAACAATACCCAGTTCCTGGAAGTGCTGTATCACCTCTTCTTTGACCGTGAGCCCGATTCTGTCGGTATGGCCTACTGGCTGCCGAAGCTGAACGCCGGTATGAAGAGAGAAAACGTTGTGAACGGCTTCGCTTCCTCCGATGAGTTCAAGGTGCTGCTGAAGAAGTACAACCTGGATAACATCAAGCCGGCCAAGAACACGAAGAAAAAGAAGTAA
- a CDS encoding acyltransferase: MGKIKKILGAFLHAPERFDELAGRIAKTDSSLGKRVDELNIDWFMEQLLGNRELLEKLNRQLSITPTVWGDPARLEIDETADVFTCFFNTNSGRIRIGQYTFAGSDVSLLAGSHDPKLTGYLRRDAELSEGCDITIGNGVWLASGCIVLGPCEIGDNAVIAAGAVVVPGTVVPAGAVYAGIPAKETGRLDPADGAGAEAPAVLSALERNGGILFTAGWTSKSTGILSHPARFLKGEGVALTRLSQATVEYRMKDTEKAEILISGPGGEQRLVLSGMEGKTETGLPVLTDEVTEIRFRLLTPGAEVLLSVY; the protein is encoded by the coding sequence ATGGGAAAGATCAAAAAGATCCTCGGCGCGTTCCTCCATGCGCCGGAACGTTTTGACGAGCTGGCCGGAAGAATCGCGAAAACGGACAGCAGCCTGGGCAAACGGGTGGATGAGCTGAACATAGACTGGTTTATGGAACAGCTGCTCGGGAACCGGGAACTGCTGGAGAAACTGAACCGGCAGCTGAGTATCACGCCCACGGTGTGGGGTGATCCGGCGCGGCTGGAGATCGATGAAACGGCGGATGTATTCACCTGCTTTTTTAATACGAATTCAGGCCGGATCAGGATCGGGCAGTATACCTTTGCCGGGTCCGACGTGAGCCTGCTGGCGGGAAGCCACGATCCGAAACTGACGGGCTACCTGCGCAGGGACGCGGAACTGTCGGAGGGCTGTGACATCACCATCGGAAACGGGGTATGGCTGGCCTCCGGCTGTATTGTGCTGGGCCCATGCGAGATCGGCGATAACGCGGTGATCGCGGCCGGCGCGGTGGTGGTTCCCGGAACGGTTGTGCCCGCGGGCGCTGTTTACGCAGGCATTCCCGCAAAGGAAACGGGTCGGCTGGATCCGGCGGACGGCGCCGGGGCGGAAGCGCCGGCAGTCCTCAGCGCGCTGGAGCGGAACGGGGGAATCCTGTTTACGGCGGGATGGACCTCCAAATCAACAGGGATCCTGTCCCATCCCGCACGGTTCCTGAAAGGGGAAGGCGTTGCGCTGACACGCCTGAGCCAGGCAACGGTGGAATACCGGATGAAGGATACTGAAAAAGCGGAGATCCTCATTTCCGGTCCCGGCGGGGAACAGCGGCTGGTGCTTTCCGGCATGGAAGGAAAAACGGAGACCGGGCTGCCTGTATTAACGGATGAAGTGACGGAAATCCGTTTCCGCCTCCTGACGCCGGGGGCAGAGGTCCTGCTGTCGGTCTATTAA